From Geomonas agri, one genomic window encodes:
- a CDS encoding substrate-binding domain-containing protein, protein MKGLVIIAAMVSALLSAGVTASSAEDLKFGVAAMISPQETIKYYQQIIDYVGKKLGRPVEMVQKHSYDETDKLLERGELKVAFVCSGPYVVDKEKFGAELLVAPQSYGEPFYYAYIIAHRNSTISDLSQLKGKSFAFTDPKSNTGRLVPAYMIGKRFNTTPEKFFGRIIYTKTHDKAIEAVAKKIVDGASVDSLIYNYAASKDPRFTSQTKVIAKSPRYGIPPIVTRKDLDPALKARLRDIFLNMHKDPAGKAILAGIKVDRFVVPKDSDYDSVREMEKWLRMNIK, encoded by the coding sequence ATGAAAGGATTGGTAATCATTGCCGCCATGGTCTCCGCTCTATTGAGTGCAGGCGTGACAGCATCATCTGCGGAAGACTTGAAGTTCGGCGTCGCGGCCATGATTTCGCCGCAGGAAACGATCAAGTATTACCAGCAGATCATCGACTACGTCGGCAAGAAACTAGGACGACCGGTCGAAATGGTGCAAAAGCACAGCTACGACGAGACCGACAAGCTGCTGGAGCGGGGTGAGCTGAAAGTCGCCTTCGTCTGCTCCGGCCCGTATGTCGTCGACAAGGAGAAGTTCGGCGCCGAACTCCTGGTAGCCCCCCAGTCCTACGGCGAACCGTTTTACTACGCCTACATCATCGCCCACCGCAACAGCACTATCAGCGACCTCTCCCAGCTCAAAGGGAAAAGCTTCGCCTTCACCGATCCCAAGTCCAACACCGGCAGACTCGTCCCCGCCTACATGATTGGTAAAAGGTTCAACACGACACCCGAGAAGTTCTTCGGCAGGATTATCTATACCAAGACCCATGATAAGGCTATCGAAGCCGTGGCCAAGAAAATCGTCGATGGCGCCAGCGTCGACAGCCTGATCTACAACTACGCGGCCAGCAAGGATCCCCGTTTCACCAGCCAGACCAAGGTCATCGCGAAGTCCCCCCGCTATGGCATTCCGCCCATCGTAACCCGCAAGGACCTCGACCCGGCCCTGAAAGCGCGCCTGCGCGATATCTTCCTGAACATGCACAAGGACCCGGCAGGAAAGGCGATTCTGGCAGGGATCAAGGTGGATCGCTTCGTCGTCCCCAAGGACTCCGATTAC